In the Pristiophorus japonicus isolate sPriJap1 chromosome 5, sPriJap1.hap1, whole genome shotgun sequence genome, one interval contains:
- the LOC139263726 gene encoding uncharacterized protein: MGALGRSVGALGSSMGALGSSVGALGGAWGPWGAAWGPQEQRGGPGEQRGSLGAAWGPWGAVWGPREQRGVWGASWGPRAQRGGLGEQRGGLGEQRGGLGSSAGAVRSSVGPREQRGGLWSSVGASGAAWGPWGAAWGPWGAAWGPWEQRGGPRSSVGALGAAWVPREQHGASGAAWGPQEQRGGPGEQRRGLGSSVGSLGSSMGASGAAWGPWEQRGVPGEQLGGIGSSVGASGAVWGPQEQHGGPGA, translated from the coding sequence ATGGGGGCCCTGGGGCGCAGCGTGGGGGCCCTGGGCAGCAGcatgggggccctggggagcagcgtgggggccttgGGAGGagcgtgggggccctggggagcagcgtgggggcctcaggagcagcgtgggggccccggggagcagcgtgggagCCTCGGAGCggcgtgggggccctggggagcagtgtgggggcctcgAGAGCAGCGTGGGGTTTGGGGAGCATCGTGGGGGCCTCGGGCGCAGCgtgggggcctcggggagcagcgtgggggcctcggggagcagcgtgggggcctcgggagcagcgcgGGGGCCGTTAGGAGCAGCGTGGGGCcgcgggagcagcgtgggggcctctggagcagcgtgggggcctctggagcagcgtgggggccctggggagcagcatgggggccctggggagcagcgtgggggccttgggagcagcgtgggggccctcggagcagcgtgggggccctcgGAGCAGCGTGGGTGCCTCGGGAGCAGCatggggcctcgggagcagcgtgggggcctcaggagcagcgtgggggccctggggagcagcgtaggggcctcgggagcagcgtgggatccctggggagcagcatgggggcatcgggagcagcgtgggggccttgGGAGCAGCGTGGGGTCCCTGGGGAGCAGCTTGGGGGcatcgggagcagcgtgggggcctcg